The segment CCGCTGCCGCTGTTCATCAAGTGGGATGACTCCGAGTACGGGCTGCGTGCCGGCGAGCACGGCTATCCCACGGTGACCCTGCCGGGTGCGGCGATCTGGCACATGGCCTGGAGCGACAAAGACGACGCCATCGACTGGCAGGCCTACTTCCACCTGCGCAACCGCTTGGTCGTCGCGGCGCTGCACTGGGACGGCAAGATCAGCGGGCTGATCGCCAGCCATCTCAAGGCGACACTCAAACACCTTCTGTGCCTGGAATATTCGACTGTCGCCATCCAGAACAAGGCGATGGACGACTTCTTGGCCGGACCCGACCACATCTTCTCCATCCTGGAGTCGGCGCTACCCGAGGTGCGCAAGATGCGCTCGCAGTTCCCCGACGCGGTGGTGCTGGAGAGCGCGTCCGCACTGCCGGCGCCGTCGGACAAGCGCTGGCGCCGCAAGGTCAAGATCCCCACCAACCCGGTGTCGATCGCGGTGCGGTTGACCCGCGGTGTGGCCCACCAGCTTTCGGCGCACAATCCGGAGCATCACGTTCGTCCGCAGATCAACGTCGCGACCCAGGATGCCCGCTGGTTCTCGCTGTGCAACGTCGACGGCGTCACCGTTACCACGGCCGACGGCCGCGGAGTGGTCTATCGCCAGCGGGACCGCGCGAAGATGTTCGCGCTGTTGCGTGAGTCGCTGACCCGCCAGGTGCAGTTGGGTCGTAAGTTCAACAAGATGCGCAAGGTGTACCGCAAAGCGCTGCCGCAACTGACCAGCACCGAGAGCTGGGAAGCCGTGCTGGAGCCGGCGGGCTCGGTGCCCCCGGCGCTGGAAAAGGCCTGACGTGGCCGACGATCTGGCGCCCGAAGAGGCGGCGCTGGTATTTGTGCAGGCCACGCTGGCCGGCCGCCCGGGGGTCCTGACGACCGCGCGCGTCCTGTCGCACTTCGGCGAGCACAGCGCCGGCTGGGTCGGTGTGGCCGCGATCGGTGCCACGGTGGCACCCCGGCAGCGCCGGCAGTGGCTGGCCGTCGGCGTCGGGGCCTTCCTGGCCCACGCGGCCGCCGTGGTGATCAAACGGATCGTCAAGCGACAGCGCCCGCACCACCCGGCCATCGCGGTGAACGTCGGCACGCCCAGCAGACTGAGCTTCCCGTCGGCGCACGCGACGTCGACGACGGCGGCGGCCATTCTGTTGGCCCGGGTCACCGGGAGCCGACTGCCCCTGCTGCTGATCCCGGTGATGGCACTGTCTCGTCTGGTGCTCGGAGTGCACTATCCGACCGACGTATTGACCGGTGTCGCGGTCGGTGCGGCGGTCGCCAAGACCGTCGGCGCGGCCACCCAGAAAGAGGCAGTCCTGTGAGCGAAGAGCCCGTGGCGACCGCAGGCCCGCCGAAGAACCTGGCGTCGGGCATCGTCAAGGCGCTGCGGCCGCGGCAGTGGGTGAAGAACGTGCTGGTCTTCGCCGCGCCGGTGGCCGCCCTCGGCGACGACCGCTACGACTACGACATCCGCGAAGTCCTGGTGAAGGTGCTGATCGCGTTCGTGGTCTTCAGCCTGGCGGCGTCCTCGGTCTACCTGGTCAACGATGCTCGCGATGTCGAGGCCGACCGGGCGCACCCCACCAAGCGGTTCCGCCCGATCGCGGCCGGGGTGGTGCCCGAGTCGCTGGCCTACGCGATGGCCGTGCTGTTGGGCGTTGCCGCGCTGGTCATCTCGTGGCTGGTGTCACCGAATCTGGCCGCGGTGATCGGTGTCTACATCGCCATCCAGCTGGCCTACTGCTTCGGGCTGAAACACCAGCCGGTCATCGACATCTGCATCGTGTCCTCGGGTTTCCTCATCCGCGCCATCGCCGGCGGTGTCGCCGCCGGCGTGCCGCTGTCGCAGTGGTTCCTGCTGACCATGGCGTTCGGCTCGCTGTTCATGGCGGCCGGCAAGCGCTACGCCGAGTTGCAGCTCGCCGAACGCACCGGGGCCAAGATCCGCAAATCGCTGGAGAGCTACACCAGCTCCTATCTGCGGTTCGTCTGGACGCTGTCGGCGACCGCCCTGGTCCTCTGTTACGGACTGTGGGCCTTCGAACGCGACGGCAGTGAGGGCTCCTGGTTCGCCATCTCGATGATTCCCTTCACCGTCGCGATCCTGCGCTACGCCGTCGACGTGGACGGCGGGCATGCCGGGGAACCCGAGGAGATCGCGTTGGGGGACCGCGTGCTGCAGCTGCTCGCGGTGGCATGGATCGGAACCGTCTGTGCGGCTGCAATCCTCAGTTGATCGCCTGGGTGCCGCGGTCGCGGCGCGCCTGAGCGACTGGCCGGCCTACCGTTACGGGGTGTCGGCACGGATCAGCCTGTGGCTGTCGGTGCTGGTGGTCGCCGGGTTGTTCGGCTGGGGGGCCTGGCAACGGCGGTGGATGGCCGATGACGGTCTGATCGTGCTGCGCACCGTGCGCAATCTGCTGGCCGGCAACGGTCCGGTGTTCAACGCCGGCGAGCGGGTGGAATCCAACACCTCCACCCTGTGGACCTACCTGATCACCGCGGCGAGCTGGCTCGCCGGACCGCTGCGGGTGGAGTACGTCACGCTGGCGCTGACGCTCGCGCTCAGCGTGGCCGGGGTGGTCTTCGTCATGCTGGGTGCCGCGCGGTTGTATGCGCCGGGCCTGCTGGGCCGCCGTGCGCTGCTGCTCCCGGCGGGCGCGCTGGTCTACATCGCCATCCCGCCGGCGCGCGACTTCGCTTCCTCGGGACTGGAAAACGGTCTGGTGCTGGCCTATGTCGGCCTGCTGTGGTGGCTGATGGTGTGCTGGTCGCAGGCGCCGCGCACCGGGCGCGGGCGGGCCGGCCGCTACCTGACCGCCGCCTTGGCCTTCGTCGCCGGCCTGAGCGTGCTGGTCCGGCCCGAGCTGGCACTCGTCGGTGGCCTGGCACTGGTGATGATGGTGCTCGCGGAGCGGGGCTGGCGGCGACGCCTGCTGATCGTGGCCGCGGGCGGCGCGCTGCCGGTGGCCTACCAGATCTTCCGGATGGGGTATTACGGACTGCTGGTGCCCCAGACGGCCATCGCCAAGGACGCCTCCGGCGCCAAGTGGTCTCAGGGGTTCACCTACCTCGGCAATTTCAACGCGCCGTATCTGCTGTGGATACCGGCGGTGCTGCTGATCGTCGTGGCGGTGTTGCTGGCGGTATCGCGCCGTCGCCCGAATGCCCCGCAACGCCCCCGCGGATGGACCCGCGCACTCCAGAGTCCCACCGCGGCAGTGGTTTTCATCGTCCTCAGTGGCGCACTACAGGCCGTGTACTGGATCCGGCAGGGCGGCGACTTCATGCACGGCCGGGTGCTGCTGACCGCGCTGTTCTTGATGTTGGCACCGGTGGCGGTGGTGCCGATCGCGATCCCGGACGCCGCCGCGTCCAGCCGGCGCGCCGGCTATCTGCTGACCGGCGCGACGAGCGTGCTGTGGCTCTCGTTGGCGGGATGGTCGCTGTGGGCGGCGAATTCGCCGGGCATGGGGGCCGATGCCACCCGGGTCACCTATACCGGCATCGTCGATGAGCGGCGGTTCTACGCGCAGGCAACGGGCCATGCGCATCCGCTGACGGCAGCCGATTACCTGGACTACCCGCGCATGCGTGCCGTGCTCGTCGCACTGCGCAACACCCCGGACGGGGCGCTGCTGCTCCCGTCGGGCAACTACGACATGTGGGATGTCGTACCGGCCATCCCCGCACCACCGGACAAGCCGCGTCCCCCCGGTGAAAATGGGCCGCACACAGTGTTTTTCACCAATATGGGCATGCTCGGGATGAATGTCGGTCTCGATGTCCGGGTCATCGACCAGATCGGGTTGACCAATCCGCTGGCGGCGCACACCGCGCGCTTGGAGGATGCCCGTATCGGCCATGATAAGAACCTGTTCCCCGACTGGGCGGTGGCCGAGGGCCCGTTCCTCAAGGAGCGGCCGTTCATCCCGCCATATCTGGACGAAGACTGGATCATCCAGGCCGAAGCGGCCCTGAAATGTCCTGACACCGAGGCGAAGCTGAACGCGGTTCGGGCCCCGTTGGGTCCCCGGCGTTTCCTATCGAATTTCGTGCACGCGCTCGATTTCGGTCAGTACCGGATCGACCGGGTTCCCCTCTACGAGCTGCGCAGATGCGGTTTGGCGGTGCCGCCGCCCAGAACGCCGGAATACACCGGGCTGCCCGCCACCGGGCCGTGAGCAACGTCACGGTGGTTTTGCGGCGGCGGTAACGGCGCGGCTATGTTGTGGCGATACACAAGCGTGGCCACAGATGCCCGCCGCGGATTTCCGCGTGGCAAAGCGCTACATCGCGTTGCCTATGAGATGGATGGATAGACAACACATGCGTAGAACCCTTGGTGTGGTCGCCCGGCGACTGCTGCAGACCGCGGTGGTGGCCATCGCGGCCGCGGCGACCATCGTCGTGACCCCGGCGCCCACCGCCGCCGCCTTCTCCCGTGAGGGTCTGCCGGTGGAGTACCTCGACGTCTTTTCCACGGCGATGAATCGCAATATCCGGGTGCAATTCCAGCCAGGAGGCCCCAAAGCCGTCTATCTCCTCGACGGCCTGCGCGCCCAGGACGACTACAGCGGCTGGGACATCAACACCGCGGCCTTCGAGTGGTTCTACGAGTCCGGCGTGTCGGTCGTCATGCCGGTCGGCGGGCAGTCCAGCTTCTACAGCGACTGGTACTCGCCGTCGACCTTCAACAGCCAGGCCTACACCTACAAGTGGGAAACGTTTCTCAGCAACGAATTACCGCAGTGGCTGGCCGCCAACAAGCAGATCTCGCCCACCGGCAACGGGGTGGTCGGACTGTCCATGGCCGGCGGAGCGGCGCTCATTCTGGCTGCCTATCACCCAGCGCAGTTCACCTATGCCGCAGCGCTTTCCGGTTTCCTCAACCCGTCCACACCGTTCATGAAGCAGGCCATCCGGGTCGCCATGCTCGACGCCGGTGGTTACAACGTGGACAACATGTGGGGCCCGCCGTGGGATCCGGCCTGGAAGCGCAACGACCCGGTCGAGCAGGTCGGCAAGCTGGTGGCAGCTGGCACTCGGCTGTGGATCTACTGTGCGCCAGGGGGTTCCACGCCGCTGGATGAGAACGCCGATCCGGGCCAGAAGTTCAATGCCGACAGCCTGGAGGGTCTGGCGATCGGCAGCAACAAGAAGTTCCAGGATCGTTACACCTCCGCCGGCGGGCGCAATGCGACCTTCAATTTCCCGGCCGCCGGCAACCATTCGTGGGCGTACTGGGGAGCCCAATTGCAGGCTCTGAAGCCAGATCTGATCGCCACTCTGAATCGCTAGCACGGGATTCGCCGCAGAGAGAACTCGTGCCGGGTTGTGGTTGACTACATGACAGTGACCGGCTGTGGTCGCAAAACGATGGGATTGACATACGGATGAGTTTCGTTTCGAAGTTGCGCGGTGCCACGCGCCGAGTGGTGGTCGCGACCGCAGCTGTCGCGGTGCTGCCCGGTCTGGTGAGCGCCGTCGGCGGCTCGGCGACAGCTGGAGCTTTCTCGCGGCCGGGTCTGCCGGTCGAATACCTTGAGGTCCCGTCGGCCGGGATGGGCCGCGACATCCGCGTCCAGTTCCAGAGCGGCGGGGAGAACTCGCCCGGGCTCTACCTGCTCGACGGTCTGCGCGCCCAGGACGACTTCAACGGCTGGGACATCAACACCGCGGCCTTCGAGTGGTACGACGGCTCGGGCCTGTCGGTGATCATGCCGGTCGGCGGCCAGTCCAGCTTCTACTCCGACTGGTACAAGCCCGCCTGCGGCAAGGCCGGTTGCTCCACCTACAAGTGGGAGACCTTCCTCACCCAGGAGCTGCCGGCATTCCTGGAGACCAAGGGCGTGGACCGAACCCGATCGGCCGCCGTCGGTCTGTCGATGGCCGGATCGGCCGCGCTGACCCTGGCCATCTGGCATCCCGCGCAGTTCCAGTACGCCGCCTCGCTGTCGGGCTACCTGAACCCCTCCGAGGGGTGGTGGCCGTTCCTGATCAACGTCTCCATGGGTGACGCGGGCGGCTACAAGGCCAACGACATGTGGGGCAAGACCGAGGACGAGAGCAGCGCCTGGAAGCGCAACGACCCGATGGTCAACATGGACCGTCTCGTCGCCAACAACACCCGCGTCTGGCTCTTCTGCGGGAATGGCAAGCCGGCCGAGGTCAACGGCACCGTGGCGGGAGAC is part of the Mycobacterium adipatum genome and harbors:
- a CDS encoding esterase family protein — its product is MSFVSKLRGATRRVVVATAAVAVLPGLVSAVGGSATAGAFSRPGLPVEYLEVPSAGMGRDIRVQFQSGGENSPGLYLLDGLRAQDDFNGWDINTAAFEWYDGSGLSVIMPVGGQSSFYSDWYKPACGKAGCSTYKWETFLTQELPAFLETKGVDRTRSAAVGLSMAGSAALTLAIWHPAQFQYAASLSGYLNPSEGWWPFLINVSMGDAGGYKANDMWGKTEDESSAWKRNDPMVNMDRLVANNTRVWLFCGNGKPAEVNGTVAGDNLPAKFLESLTLRTNKTFKDEYVAAGGTNGVFNFPSGGTHDWPYWGAQLQAMKPDIQRVLGATPAAAQ
- a CDS encoding decaprenyl-phosphate phosphoribosyltransferase, with the protein product MATAGPPKNLASGIVKALRPRQWVKNVLVFAAPVAALGDDRYDYDIREVLVKVLIAFVVFSLAASSVYLVNDARDVEADRAHPTKRFRPIAAGVVPESLAYAMAVLLGVAALVISWLVSPNLAAVIGVYIAIQLAYCFGLKHQPVIDICIVSSGFLIRAIAGGVAAGVPLSQWFLLTMAFGSLFMAAGKRYAELQLAERTGAKIRKSLESYTSSYLRFVWTLSATALVLCYGLWAFERDGSEGSWFAISMIPFTVAILRYAVDVDGGHAGEPEEIALGDRVLQLLAVAWIGTVCAAAILS
- a CDS encoding esterase family protein — translated: MRRTLGVVARRLLQTAVVAIAAAATIVVTPAPTAAAFSREGLPVEYLDVFSTAMNRNIRVQFQPGGPKAVYLLDGLRAQDDYSGWDINTAAFEWFYESGVSVVMPVGGQSSFYSDWYSPSTFNSQAYTYKWETFLSNELPQWLAANKQISPTGNGVVGLSMAGGAALILAAYHPAQFTYAAALSGFLNPSTPFMKQAIRVAMLDAGGYNVDNMWGPPWDPAWKRNDPVEQVGKLVAAGTRLWIYCAPGGSTPLDENADPGQKFNADSLEGLAIGSNKKFQDRYTSAGGRNATFNFPAAGNHSWAYWGAQLQALKPDLIATLNR
- a CDS encoding phosphatase PAP2 family protein, which codes for MADDLAPEEAALVFVQATLAGRPGVLTTARVLSHFGEHSAGWVGVAAIGATVAPRQRRQWLAVGVGAFLAHAAAVVIKRIVKRQRPHHPAIAVNVGTPSRLSFPSAHATSTTAAAILLARVTGSRLPLLLIPVMALSRLVLGVHYPTDVLTGVAVGAAVAKTVGAATQKEAVL
- the zomB gene encoding flagellar motor control protein ZomB, producing the protein MQSSVDRLGAAVAARLSDWPAYRYGVSARISLWLSVLVVAGLFGWGAWQRRWMADDGLIVLRTVRNLLAGNGPVFNAGERVESNTSTLWTYLITAASWLAGPLRVEYVTLALTLALSVAGVVFVMLGAARLYAPGLLGRRALLLPAGALVYIAIPPARDFASSGLENGLVLAYVGLLWWLMVCWSQAPRTGRGRAGRYLTAALAFVAGLSVLVRPELALVGGLALVMMVLAERGWRRRLLIVAAGGALPVAYQIFRMGYYGLLVPQTAIAKDASGAKWSQGFTYLGNFNAPYLLWIPAVLLIVVAVLLAVSRRRPNAPQRPRGWTRALQSPTAAVVFIVLSGALQAVYWIRQGGDFMHGRVLLTALFLMLAPVAVVPIAIPDAAASSRRAGYLLTGATSVLWLSLAGWSLWAANSPGMGADATRVTYTGIVDERRFYAQATGHAHPLTAADYLDYPRMRAVLVALRNTPDGALLLPSGNYDMWDVVPAIPAPPDKPRPPGENGPHTVFFTNMGMLGMNVGLDVRVIDQIGLTNPLAAHTARLEDARIGHDKNLFPDWAVAEGPFLKERPFIPPYLDEDWIIQAEAALKCPDTEAKLNAVRAPLGPRRFLSNFVHALDFGQYRIDRVPLYELRRCGLAVPPPRTPEYTGLPATGP